From the Paraflavitalea soli genome, the window ATAAGTTTTCCAGAGGTAATCATAAGCTTCCTGCGGGGTGGCTTCCTGGTTGAGCCTATTGATGGCTTCGCCGGTGAAGTCGCGGTACATCCAGAACTGTCGCCAGTGGAGGGGCAGGTCGCTGTAAATGGCAGCAGCGATCTTAGAAGCCACGGCCAGCCGGTTGGCATAGAACCTGGTTTTGGCAAAAGCAGGGTGATGGAGGACCTTCTCGCGGGTAAGGCGGCTTTTCTTGCGTACGAAGTAGCGGCCCTCCATCTTGTAGAAGGTGAGGTCGTCCCAGGTACACTCGAAAAATAAAGGTCCCAATACTTCGGCCATAGCAGTGATGATTTGAATAATTAAATTTACTGATGATTTGTTGATTTTGGGATAAGGGTGACCGAAATGACTATAATGACCAATAATGACCAAAATGACAATAATGACCGGAATGACAATATTGACCGGAATGACTAAGGGGTAGGAGAACAAGGTATTAGCTATAAGGTGCCAGGTATTAGCAGTACATAATTGATTATTAATTACTTATTATTGGCTTGAGGGTGATTGAGAGGTTGGAATGGTGTCAATGTTTATGAAAATGCGCCTTTACTATGGATGTAGTACGGAAGGAACAGGGATCAAAGTGGGAAGGTCGCGTTGGGAGGCATGGAAGAAAGCGAGTCCTGATAGTTATCAGGATGAAATAGTGCTAAAAACTATATCCTACCCTAAATTTCAGGGCCTGTGCTTTGGGCACCTGCTGGTAGCTGAGGATATCCCACAGCAACTGAACTTTTGTTTTCTTGAATGCTTTGCTCTTGAGAGAGATGATCTTGCTGATACCTACCAGGCCACTTTGCTGCCATTCCTCAGCACGTTGCTGATCCTGGGGAGTTAGTGTTTGGGTATAGGATAGTGGCTGGTAATTGTATTCAAACCCGCCGGAGGCAAAGAAGCTGCCTTTGAGTTTTACATCGAGGAAGGAACGCAGGCCTGCGCCCTGGCTGCTGATATTGATGTTGCGGATGTCTTTGCCCCACCCTACCTTATAGCTGCCGCCCAGGCCAATGATGCTTTTATCGCTGAGCTTATAACCAACGGAGAGCCCGAGATCGGAAGTAGTGGGAAAGAAATTACTGGATTTCTGTGTCTGCAGGTTGGTGCCATATTCCAGCCTTTTCCAGAATGATTTTGTTTTCTGGTTATTGGGTTTGAAATCGGGCATATCCATATCAGCGCCGCCGCCACCCAGTTTATTGATCTTGTCTTTGAGGGTATTTAACTGGGCTTGCGCAGCCTGGAGGTTTTGTTGCAGCATCTGTTGCGCATTGGGGCCTGCGGAAGCCAATTGGTTTTGCATAAGCTGCTGTACCTGGCTACGGGTTTGCAAACCAGCCAGGCTTTGGTTGGTGCCATAACCGGCAGGCACGGCAAACAATCCAGCCAGCTCAGAATGCTGTTGCATGAAAGATTGGAAAGCGGGCAGTTTATTGAGCAGGGACAAAGATTTTGTCAATAGTTTGTCAGGATCGTTCAGCATGTCCTTGTATTCCTGTACCTGCTGGGAGTAATAAAAAAGTTCTTTATTGAAAGCCTGGTATTCTTTGGTGAGGCCTTTGGGAAGTGTGGTATACCGGCTAAGGGTGGCTTTGATCTGTTCTTTGCGCTGCCTGATAAAAGCCTTGACCTGCTCACTTTGCTGTAGCTTGCCTTGTAATTGATTTACCTGTTGCAGGGAACCAGTGATCTTTTTGGCTTCTTCGGAATTGAGGAGGCCGCTGTTTTGCTGCAGAAATGCAAGGGATGTTTTCAATGAGTCTACGTAGGGCATGTATTGGCCACCTACACGTCCGGTGATGGCGGTGGGGCTCTTAAGTTGTTCGGAAAGTTTGGCGTATTGTTCAGCACTGCCATCAAAGAGTTGTTTGGCGGCAGTGGAATCGGTCTTCATTAATTTCTTTCTGAGTTTCTCTTCTTTCCTGGCGAGCCGCTGGAGGTATTTTTCGGTTTGCCGGGTAAGCTGTTCTTCGAGCTTATCGGTCTTTTTTTGAATTCGCTCATTAAAGCGGGCAGGAAAATTAAGGATCTTATCAGTGAAGGAAGCAGGTTCCTGGGCTGCTGCTTGTTGCAGGCAGACAAGATTCAGAAGCAATATAAATAGCCAGGGCTTTTTCACAGACAGAAGGTTTGGGTTCCGGTGATCAGTTCGGTGGCATTGATCACAGTATTTGGTTAAGCAAAAAAAGATTCCGAACTGCCCGCCCGCCAGGGGCAAAATTGGCGTTTTCGTTGTTGTGAAGTAAGGACTAAATTTTCAAACGGCAAAGGACAAACCAATAAGTGCGCAGTTTGGGTGTATAAGTGTGCAGATTTGGCCGGTAAGTGTGCGGCGAAAAAGCTGCGAGCAACAAGCTGTGAGCCGTTTGCTTCGAACTGCTTTTGGGTAGCAGAACGGCGTAAAAATCGGAAAGGTGAAGGACGTTTGTCACTTCACCTTTCTACAACGGGAAATATCACCCGCCTGCTTGAAGTAGTACTCGGACTACATTTACTATTTGAATACTGTTAAGTTACGATTTAAAAACACCCTGTTCCAAATTCCGGAAGGGTTACTTATGCACAATGCACTTAAAGGTGCATCTTTTCTTTTTTGGCCAGAAGCTCATCGACGGTTTCCTGGTACATTTCATCGGGTACGCAGCAATCCACCGGACAAACGGCGGCACACTGGGGTTCTTCGTGAAAACCCTGGCATTCAGTGCATTTGTTGGGAGTGATATAGTACATATCGACGCTAATGGGTGCAAAACGCTGGTCTGCATCCACTACGCTCCCATCGAGAAGGGTAAAAGGGCCTTTTACATTGGTACCATCGGTAATAGCCCATTCAACACCTCCTTCATAGATAGCATTATTGGGGCATTCTGGTTCGCAGGCGCCGCAATTGATACATTCTTCTGTTATTTTAATAGACATATATTGCTTGAATTTTAATGGATCGAATACAGTTATTTTGCACGACAAATATAAGCTGTAATGAATTTACAACAACGTATAGATTTACTGAAGCGGTTGGGCGAATATATTTTATCTACTGATAATCAATGGGCAGCGGCCAAGGAAAAGGCTTTTCGTGAAAATGGCTGGTTTACGCCTGCCTTTATAGAATTGTCGGCCAATAGCATTGCCAATGCTTATTTAAACCCGGCTGCCTTATTGGCCTGGGCGACACAATACGGTATTCCGGCGGAGAATGCGCATCCTAAAAACGTAGGCATTGTAATGGCGGGCAATATACCGCTGGTGGGTTTTCACGACTTCCTGAGTGTATTCCTGAGTGGGCACCGGCAAACGATCAAACCTTCGTCGAAGGACGAAGTACTGATACGGCACCTGGTGGAGCAATTGCATGGCTGGGAGCCTGCTACGCAGGCACTGATCGGACTGCAGCCGATGTTGAAAGGGTGTGATGCCTATATTGCCACGGGCAGTAATAATTCGGCCCGTTATTTTGACTATTACTTTGCGAAATTTCCGCATATTATCCGGCGCAACCGTACTTCGGTAGCGATCCTGGATGGGAATGAAACGGTGGAAGAGCTGGCCTTGCTGGCGGATGATGTATACCAGTATTTTGGGTTGGGCTGCCGGAATGTGACGCAATTGTATGTACCGCAGGACTACGATTTTGTACCCCTATTGGAAACGTTCAGGAAATACACTGAGCTGGCTGATCACCACAAGTACAAGAACAATTATGATTACCAGCTGGCTATCCTGATCCTGAATAAGCAATATTATATGACGAACGGGAGTATTATCCTGCACGAGAACGGATCGCCTTTCTCCCCCATCAGCCAGTTGCATTACACATTTTACAAGGATGAGCAGGCTACGGCGGCTTCTTTACTGGAAAACGCCGATATTCAATGTGTGGTGGGCAAAAAATGGCTTCCTTTTGGCCAGGCGCAACAACCCGGACTAACGGACTATGCTGACGGTGTGGATACGATGGAATTTTTGATGTCGCTGTAAATCTATCATCCGGAAGCCAAAAAGCCGGAAGCCGGCATGAGGAAAGAATGGCAGGCGGGAAGACGGAAAGTCGGAAAAAGCGGAAGCCCGGAAAGTCAAAAAGTCGGGAAGATGAGGGGGCAAGAAAAGGTTTGACTTTTGTGATCATCGTGCAGTTTTGGATCACCTAACTGGTTGAATTTCCGAGTTTATGTTTTAAATTTGTATCACCAAGTACGAAGACTTTAGTAAATTAATTGTTAAACCGGACCCCCGGTATGATCCTTATAGGTTTTGTGGTGTTAATTTGTTGTGACCGGGCATGTAATTTGAATTTGTATTTTTTCACCAGCAAAAAATAAAATCACACAGTATATGAAGTTTAAACAGATAGCAGCTATTGTGTTGTTGAGTGCTGCGACAACGTTTGCTACGATGTGGGGCTACCAACGGTATGCAAAACAGGACACCTATGTTTACCAGAATGACAATAATGACAGCGGTAAGATCCCGGCCAATTATGCGGATTTTAAAGGATTGACGAATGCGCCGGCAGACTTTGTGCCAGCGGCCAATGCGGCGATACCGGCCACGGTGCATATTAAAACAAAAGCTACGCGTACGGCCAGCAATAACCTGCCGCGCAGGAGCCCATTCGGCGACCTGTTTGACATGGACCTGGATGATGTATTTGGTGATCGTATGCGGTCTGTTCCTCAAATGGCCTCCGGCTCGGGTGCTATCATCAGCGAGGATGGCTACATTGTTACGAACAATCACGTGGTAGAGGGCGCCGATGAGATCAATGTGACGCTGAACAATAAAAAATCTTTCAAAGCCAAACTGGTAGCTGCTGATCCCAGCAGTGACCTGGCTGTAATCAAAGTAGAAGCGAAAGGTCTTCCTTTCCTGATCTATGGCAACTCTGACGAAGTAAAAGTAGGACAGTGGGTATTGGCTGTAGGTTATCCTTTAACGCTGGAGACTACGGTTACAGCGGGTATCGTGAGCGCCAAAGGCAGAACGCTGGACATCAACAGCCGTCAGAGCCGTACACCGGTAGAATCCTTTATTCAAACGGATGCTGCGGTAAACCCCGGTAATAGTGGTGGTCCGCTGATCAACACAGACGGCAAGCTGATCGGTATCAACTCGGCCATTGCTTCTCCCACAGGGGCCTATGCGGGTTATTCCTTTACGATCCCGGTGAATATTGTTAAGAAAATAGTAGCGGACCTGATGAAGCATGGTACGGTACAAAGGGCTTACCTGGGTATTGAATATCCCCGTGAGAACCTGAGTGATGAAGTGAAAGAACAGAACGGCATCAAAGAAGGAGAAGGTGTATATGTATTGAATGCACGTACTGAAGGCGCAGCGGCTGCTGCCGGTATCAAGAAAGGTGATATCATTACCAAGATCAATGGTGTACCGGTCGTAAGCGGTGCTGATATGGTAGGACAGATCGCTACTTACCGTCCCGGCGATAAAGTAAATATTTCCTATAAACGTGATGGCAAGGAGCAGACCACTGCTGTAACGCTGCGCAATGCAACCGGCTCTACGGACATTGTACGTACTTCCGTATTGGACAAACTGGGTGCAGAACTGGAAACGCTGAGCAAGGAAGATGCGAAAAGCCTGGGTGTAGCCGGCGGCGTGGTGATCAAAGGCATCAGTGGTAAAGGAGCCCTGAGCAAGGTGCGTGTACAGGAAGGATATGTGATCGTAAAAGCGGACGGCAAGGAAGTGAAAACGGTTGATGAATTCCGCAAGGTACTGGAAAGTGCAGGTAGCAGTGTAAAAGTGGAAGGGATGTATCCTGGTTATGAGGGTATATATCCGATTGTGATCCCGATGAACAACGCGAATTAAGCTTTCATCATAATAAAGGTGCGGCGGGGCTCTCAAAAGGAGCCCCGCCGCTTTATTGGCAAAAGGGTGAGCCGCCTTTGAGAAGGCGACCCACCCTTTTGCTTTTACCCTTCGACAAGCTCCTTTAGATCAGGGTGAGCCGCCCTTAGAGGGCGACCCACCCTTCGACAAGCTCAGGGTGACAGGTTTAGTCTATTGATCGGTCAAAACGAGGTAATCCCAGGCTTTGAGGTCGATGGTAGATTGTGGAGTAATGGTAAAGAGACTATTATCAAAGATGTTGGTAAAGGAGCCCTGCACCTGACCATCCGGTAACTGGATGGAGGCGGGCTGCGGGGAGAGATTCAATAATACGAGCAATTGCCTGTTCTCATACCGCCGCAGGAAAACGAATATCCGTTCGTTTTGAGTAGTTGCCAACCGGATGGGTTGTGTGGCGCTGGCGGTATTGATAGCAGGATGTTGTTTGCGCAGCCGATTGAGTACTTTATAAAAATCGTGGAGCTGGTTGCGGCCTGTCCACTCAATAGGGTCTTTATCGAAAAACTTCAGGCGCTTGAGGTTAGGCAATTCCTGTCCGCTGTACATCAACGGGATGCCGAACCAGGTAGCATTGAAAACGGCCAGGGGCCTGGCAGCGCCATCGTACTTCTCATACTCGGTGCCATTCCAGCTGTTTTCGTCGTGATTGGCGGTAAAGAATAAAGGACAGGTGCCGGTGGGAAACTCCTGCAGGTACATTTGCAGGAGATCATCCAGGCTCTGGAGGCTTACCTGGCCTTTGCTGAACTTTTCGGTTTGGTGCATCCAGCGCCAGGCATAGCAGGTGTCAAATACATCGAGGTAGAGCAGGTCTTCTGTTTCGGCGAGCCAGAATAAGGGTTTTATGGGATCGAGGGCAGTGCGCGCCTGCCGCCAGAAATCCAGGGGCACGAGGTGGGCCATATCGCAACGGAAGCCATCTATATTGCATTCCCTGATCCAGAAATCCATATCGGCGATCATTGCCTGCCGCATGGGTTGATCGTAATAATTCAAGTCGATCACATCATCCCAGCCATGGGTATCATAGAACTTACCGTCGATGTCTTTTTTATAATATTCGGGATGGGTGCTGGTCCAAATATGATCAAGGCCAGTATGGTTGGCCACCCAGTCAATGATGACCTTCATGCCGGCAGCATGGGCCTGCTGTACGAGGTTTTTGAAATCGGCTACGGTACCGAATTCGGGATTGGTGGTGCCATAATCGGAACAGGCATAATAGCTGCCCATCGTGCCTTTGCGGCCGGCCTTGCTGATGGGGGTAATGGGCATGAACCAAAGGACCTCTACGCCCATATCGGCCAGCCTGGGAAGGTGCTGAGCAAAGGCTGCAAAAGTTCCTTCCGGGGTATATTGACGGATGTTGACTTCATAAATATTGGTATCAGTGCTCCAGGCTACAGGTGTAAAGCGTCTCAGCATAAAATCATTATAGGTTGGAAACGATACGAATATATAGCTTCTGCCGGTATATGGCGCATTCGACGGCAACTTTGTACCTTTGCAGGGATGAAAACATTCAACGTCCCCATCATCTATCGCAGCCCGCTGATCAATGCTATTAAAAATAAACGGAAGGCAGGGGATAAGATGAAAAAAGATTTCACCCCTACGCTGTTGGACCTGGGCGCTTTGCATATTTACCTGGCGCGCCATTTTGGGTTTTGCTATGGGGTGGAGAATGCTATTGAAATATCTTTCCGTACGATCGAAGAAAATCCAGGCAAACGTATCTTCCTGTTGAGTGAAATGATCCACAATCCACAAGTGAATGCCGATCTGCAGGCAAGAGGAGTACAGTTCTTACAGGACACGTATGGTAAGCAATTGATCGCTTTTGAAGAACTGAGACCAGATGATGTGGTGATCATCCCGGCCTTTGGCACTACGCTGGAGATTGAAGAAAAGCTTAACAACTTGGGCATTCCCACTGAAAAATACAATACGACCTGTCCATTTGTGGAGAAGGTATGGAACCGCAGTGACCAAATAGCGAAGAAAGGCTATACGATCGTGATCCATGGTAAACCGAAACATGAAGAAACGAGGGCGACTTTTTCGCATGCTGCCCAAAATGCGCCTTCTGTGATCGTGAATGATATGCAGGAAACGCTTTTACTGGGACAATACATTACAGGAGAGAAGGAAGCAGCTGGCTTTTATACTGAATTTGCCGGCCGGTATTCAGTGGGCTTTGATGTAACGAAAGACCTGCAACGGATCGGAGTAGTGAACCAGACAACGCAACTGGCTACGGACACGCAGGCGATCGCAGATTATCTCAAGCAAACAATGCGGCAGCATTATGCGCTGACAGATGCCAATATTGGGGACCGGTTTGCAGATACGCGGGATACGTTGTGCTATGCCACGAATGATAACCAAACGGCCATTACGCATATGTTGCACACAGCCGCCGACCTGGCGATCGTAGTAGGTGGTTATAACTCTTCCAATACGACACACCTGGTAGAACTGTGTGAAGAAAAACTGCCTACGTATTTTATCAACTCAGAAGAAAAGCTGCTCTCCGGCAAGGATATCCTGCATTACAATTACCACACTAAACAAGAAATAGTGTCTAACGATTATCTCCGGGCACAGGAGCCTGTGCGCATACTCATCACCAGCGGAGCATCCTGCCCGGATGCATTGGTGGAGGGAGTGATACGGAGGTTGGCATCCTTTTATGGAGTGGAAAATACAGTGGATGAGCTCGCAGCCAGGTTTGAAGGGAATGCGTGAAGAAGCCCCGAGCTGTGAGCCGTTTGCTATTAGATTAAGCCATTTTCAGTTCTTTACCCAGCTGCCATTTTTTAGAGAGTTGTTGAATTGTTTTTTTATAGGCTTCCAGGCCGGCTTGCTCTTGTTTGATAAAGGTATTATCAGATAGTTTTCCCACCACTTTATTCATAGCTGCTGTGGTTTCGTAGACCATTTTACGGAAAGGATTGTTGTAATCCTTCGCACGTGAATCGTAGATACCTTTTACCATCCATTCTTTGGTACTGATGCTTTGCTGCAAGAGTTGTTGCAGGATGGGGCCCGTTGCCTTTTTGAGGTTGATGCCGTGTACTTCTTTTAAAGCAGCCAAGGCATGGGACAATTTTTCCTGTGGATAGCTCTGCGACTGCTGTTCATAAAAGGCGTGGATATCTTTCCAGCTTTTAACACGGCCGGTGTGGATCTGTTTGATGAGTTTATCGAGGGCAGCACGTTCGATCAGCTGGCCACCTGCATTTATCCAGGGAGCAACCTGGGGTTTTGCAGGTAAAGAATCTGTTAACTGATCGAGTGATCTGATATTATTACGATGGGTGTGATCCAACAGTTGCTGTACTGCATAATAAGCCACGAGCTCTCTGAAAATACGGTAAGCTGCGGGCACTTTAATGAGTACTACGGGACGGGTACTATTTTCAAAACCTTCGGCCAGTATTTCCAGCTCACGTACTACAGGATCATTATTATCGAGCAGTTTTTTGCCGATGGCAGTAATGTCTTCTTTCGTTAATTTTTTGTGGTTGCCTTCTCTTGTAAGCCATGCTTTGCCAGTGTATAGTTGCAAGAGGGAAAGTGCCTGTATGATCTCATTTACAGAGTCAGGAGCCAGGAAGTTGAATTCTATGTGCTGCGTTTTATCGATCCTTTTATCGCGGTCCACATACTTCCAGGAATTGCGGGCGAGTGCGTACATATTGTACAGGAACCAGTAAGCAGGCATTACCACAAGGCGATTGTTGGTAACATCATTACTTACGAGGGAAAATGGCAAGGGGATATCGAGCTCCACGGGAAAGTCGCCTTTGGCCAGGATGGTAAAAGTGGCAAACCGTGAATTGTGTTTGATGCTAACGCAGAGGCCGGGCCAGAATCCACGCCCTGCTATCAATTCGCCATCGGGGCTGCGGGAATTGTGGTTGGAGCCAATGGTGGCTCCTGCGGCCATATTGCTTTGGCCCTGTACGAGGGCAGCGCAAAGGAAAGAGTTGTTGTGGTGTTGTTCATGTGCCGGATAGATCAGGGAATTGAGCACTTCGCAACAGGATATGGTGGAGTTGTCGCCTAAATAGGAATTGATCAACCGGGCGCCATACTTCAACTGGGAGTGGGAAGCCAGGAAGAAGCGGACTGCTTTAACGCCGTAGAACAGGCGGCAGCCATAACCAATGATACCATTTACCAGTTCGCACCCCTCTCCTACCTGGGTGGGAGCTTCGGCGGAAGAATTGATGGTCACATTCTTGATCTTGTTGGCACCCTTGATGTAGGCATCAGAACCAACATTCACATCTTTCACGATGCGGCAATTTTTAATGACGGTGCGATCGCCAATGGAACCGTAATAACCGCGGCGGGTATCAAATCTTTGCTGGGTAAACAGTTTTAGTTTATCCTGCAGCAGGGTATCATCGCGGAACTGGGTCCATAACCAGGCATCGCCGGGCAACATGCCATCGAAAGGAATGATGCGGCGGCCTCCGTTCTCATTGCACACTTCCATCCAGATGCGTATATTTTCTTCCTCGCCCTCTTTAAGGATACCATTACCAAACTTGGCATGGTCGGTGGCATCAATTTCATTGACATTGACCAGGATGACCTCACTGCCGGTAATATAGTGTGATATGAAGTTGACATTATCTACGACCACATTGTCACCAAAGTCGCAACTGATAATGGTACTGTTGTAGAGGCCAACCGGCCGGCGCAGGTTATGAAACTCCAGGTAATAGGGTTCCAGTTTGCCTATGCGCACGAGGCCAAAGAACTTACAATTCTGCACCAACTCAGGATTGAAGGCATTGGATACGAGGATATGGTTCCAGTTGTCAGAGGTATTGCGGTTGCGGACCAGCACTTCAATTTCGTAGGCGGTGAGCTGCCGGTAATGAATACCGTTCTCATTTTGCTGGTTGCGCAGGTAATATTCATCTTTTCCTTTGGGAATGTATTCCGCAGGAATAAAGTGATACCCTAAAGTATGTAAAGGGCTTTTCTTAATAACATTCATAGCTGATCTTGTTACTGGTTAAGCTGCAAGCTACGAGCTGCGAGCCATGAGCTGCGAGCAGTTATTCTACTGTTACACTCTTTGCCAGGTTTCTCGGTTTATCAACATCCAGTCCTTTGGCTACACCAATATAATAGGCCAGGAGTTGCAATGGAATGACGCTGAGCAGGGGGGCCATGAGTTCGTCGGCTGCAGGTACAACAATGACATCATCGGCCATTTTGCTGATGATCTCATCGCCTTCGGTAATGACGGCAATGACCTTGCCTTTGCGGGCCTTGATCTCCTGGATATTGCTCACGATCTTTTCGTGGTAGGAATCTTTGGTGGCTACAAAAACAACGGGCAGGGTTTCATCTACCAGGGCGATGGGGCCGTGCTTCATTTCAGCAGCGGGATAGCCTTCGGCGTGTATATAGGAGATCTCTTTTAATTTGAGGGCGCCTTCAAGGGCGATGGGGAAATTGTATCCACGACCCAGGTACAGGAAGTCTTTGGCGTCTTTGTATTTTTCGGCCAGTTTACGGATGGCTTCGCTGTCTTTCAGGGCAGCGGGCACTTTCTCGGGGATTTCCTGCAGCTCATTGAGCAAATGCATAAACCGTTTGTTATCTATGCTGCCTTTTTCATGGGCAATTTTGAGGGCTATCATGGTGAGCACGACCACCTGGGCTGTGAAAGCTTTGGTGCTGGCCACGCCAATCTCCGGGCCTGCATGGGTATAGGCGCCTGCGTGGGAGATACGGGCAATGGATGAGCCGACCACATTGACCACCCCAAAAATGGTGGCGCCCTGTTCTTTGGCTTTTTCAATAGCCACCAGGGTATCTGCGGTCTCTCCGCTTTGTGATACGGCAATGATGACATCGCCTTTATGAATAACAGGGTTGCGGTAACGGAATTCGGAGGCATATTCGACCTCCACGGGAATGCGGCAGAGTTCTTCTATTACGTATTCTGCTACCAGCCCGGCATGCCAGCTGGTGCCGCAGGCCACAATGATAATGCGGGAAGCATTTTTAAGCTGTTCAATATTGTTCTGAACACCTGCCATGGTGATGGTTCCGGCAGCAGCATCGAGGCGACCACGAAGGCAATCGAAAATGGTGTGCGGCTGTTCAAATATTTCTTTGAGCATGAAATGGTCGTAACCGCTTTTTTCAATAGCGGCGAGTTCCATATCGAGCTTTGTGATGAAAGGAGTTACCTTTTCATTTCCCAGGTTTTTGAGGATGAGCTCATCGGGACGGATGATCGCCAGCTCATAGTCATTAATGTACACTACTTCTTTGGTATACTCAATAATGGGAGAAGCATCGGAGGCCAGGAAATGCTCTCCCTTGCCAATGCCGATCACCAGGGGGCTTCCTTTGCGGGCTGCAATCAATGTATCGGGATTGTCCTGATCGATCAATACGATCACATAGGCGCCTGTAACGCGTTTCAGGGCGATGCGTACGGCTTCTTCCAGTCCGCAGTCGTTGTTAAGCTGAATGTCCTCAATAAACTTGAGAAGGACTTCGGTATCTGTATCGCTGGAAAAGGTGTACCCCTTTTTCTGGAGTTCGCCTTTCAGTTGTGTATAGTTTTCGATAATGCCATTGTGGATCATGGCCAGTTTTCCGTTGGCAGAGATATGTGGGTGCGCGTTGCGGTCGCTGGGTTCACCATGGGTAGCCCATCGTGTGTGACCAATGCCGGC encodes:
- a CDS encoding 4Fe-4S dicluster domain-containing protein — its product is MSIKITEECINCGACEPECPNNAIYEGGVEWAITDGTNVKGPFTLLDGSVVDADQRFAPISVDMYYITPNKCTECQGFHEEPQCAAVCPVDCCVPDEMYQETVDELLAKKEKMHL
- a CDS encoding aldehyde dehydrogenase family protein, with amino-acid sequence MNLQQRIDLLKRLGEYILSTDNQWAAAKEKAFRENGWFTPAFIELSANSIANAYLNPAALLAWATQYGIPAENAHPKNVGIVMAGNIPLVGFHDFLSVFLSGHRQTIKPSSKDEVLIRHLVEQLHGWEPATQALIGLQPMLKGCDAYIATGSNNSARYFDYYFAKFPHIIRRNRTSVAILDGNETVEELALLADDVYQYFGLGCRNVTQLYVPQDYDFVPLLETFRKYTELADHHKYKNNYDYQLAILILNKQYYMTNGSIILHENGSPFSPISQLHYTFYKDEQATAASLLENADIQCVVGKKWLPFGQAQQPGLTDYADGVDTMEFLMSL
- a CDS encoding trypsin-like peptidase domain-containing protein, which encodes MKFKQIAAIVLLSAATTFATMWGYQRYAKQDTYVYQNDNNDSGKIPANYADFKGLTNAPADFVPAANAAIPATVHIKTKATRTASNNLPRRSPFGDLFDMDLDDVFGDRMRSVPQMASGSGAIISEDGYIVTNNHVVEGADEINVTLNNKKSFKAKLVAADPSSDLAVIKVEAKGLPFLIYGNSDEVKVGQWVLAVGYPLTLETTVTAGIVSAKGRTLDINSRQSRTPVESFIQTDAAVNPGNSGGPLINTDGKLIGINSAIASPTGAYAGYSFTIPVNIVKKIVADLMKHGTVQRAYLGIEYPRENLSDEVKEQNGIKEGEGVYVLNARTEGAAAAAGIKKGDIITKINGVPVVSGADMVGQIATYRPGDKVNISYKRDGKEQTTAVTLRNATGSTDIVRTSVLDKLGAELETLSKEDAKSLGVAGGVVIKGISGKGALSKVRVQEGYVIVKADGKEVKTVDEFRKVLESAGSSVKVEGMYPGYEGIYPIVIPMNNAN
- a CDS encoding alpha-amylase family glycosyl hydrolase, which encodes MLRRFTPVAWSTDTNIYEVNIRQYTPEGTFAAFAQHLPRLADMGVEVLWFMPITPISKAGRKGTMGSYYACSDYGTTNPEFGTVADFKNLVQQAHAAGMKVIIDWVANHTGLDHIWTSTHPEYYKKDIDGKFYDTHGWDDVIDLNYYDQPMRQAMIADMDFWIRECNIDGFRCDMAHLVPLDFWRQARTALDPIKPLFWLAETEDLLYLDVFDTCYAWRWMHQTEKFSKGQVSLQSLDDLLQMYLQEFPTGTCPLFFTANHDENSWNGTEYEKYDGAARPLAVFNATWFGIPLMYSGQELPNLKRLKFFDKDPIEWTGRNQLHDFYKVLNRLRKQHPAINTASATQPIRLATTQNERIFVFLRRYENRQLLVLLNLSPQPASIQLPDGQVQGSFTNIFDNSLFTITPQSTIDLKAWDYLVLTDQ
- a CDS encoding 4-hydroxy-3-methylbut-2-enyl diphosphate reductase, producing MKTFNVPIIYRSPLINAIKNKRKAGDKMKKDFTPTLLDLGALHIYLARHFGFCYGVENAIEISFRTIEENPGKRIFLLSEMIHNPQVNADLQARGVQFLQDTYGKQLIAFEELRPDDVVIIPAFGTTLEIEEKLNNLGIPTEKYNTTCPFVEKVWNRSDQIAKKGYTIVIHGKPKHEETRATFSHAAQNAPSVIVNDMQETLLLGQYITGEKEAAGFYTEFAGRYSVGFDVTKDLQRIGVVNQTTQLATDTQAIADYLKQTMRQHYALTDANIGDRFADTRDTLCYATNDNQTAITHMLHTAADLAIVVGGYNSSNTTHLVELCEEKLPTYFINSEEKLLSGKDILHYNYHTKQEIVSNDYLRAQEPVRILITSGASCPDALVEGVIRRLASFYGVENTVDELAARFEGNA
- a CDS encoding DUF4954 family protein, translating into MNVIKKSPLHTLGYHFIPAEYIPKGKDEYYLRNQQNENGIHYRQLTAYEIEVLVRNRNTSDNWNHILVSNAFNPELVQNCKFFGLVRIGKLEPYYLEFHNLRRPVGLYNSTIISCDFGDNVVVDNVNFISHYITGSEVILVNVNEIDATDHAKFGNGILKEGEEENIRIWMEVCNENGGRRIIPFDGMLPGDAWLWTQFRDDTLLQDKLKLFTQQRFDTRRGYYGSIGDRTVIKNCRIVKDVNVGSDAYIKGANKIKNVTINSSAEAPTQVGEGCELVNGIIGYGCRLFYGVKAVRFFLASHSQLKYGARLINSYLGDNSTISCCEVLNSLIYPAHEQHHNNSFLCAALVQGQSNMAAGATIGSNHNSRSPDGELIAGRGFWPGLCVSIKHNSRFATFTILAKGDFPVELDIPLPFSLVSNDVTNNRLVVMPAYWFLYNMYALARNSWKYVDRDKRIDKTQHIEFNFLAPDSVNEIIQALSLLQLYTGKAWLTREGNHKKLTKEDITAIGKKLLDNNDPVVRELEILAEGFENSTRPVVLIKVPAAYRIFRELVAYYAVQQLLDHTHRNNIRSLDQLTDSLPAKPQVAPWINAGGQLIERAALDKLIKQIHTGRVKSWKDIHAFYEQQSQSYPQEKLSHALAALKEVHGINLKKATGPILQQLLQQSISTKEWMVKGIYDSRAKDYNNPFRKMVYETTAAMNKVVGKLSDNTFIKQEQAGLEAYKKTIQQLSKKWQLGKELKMA